In Streptomyces sclerotialus, one genomic interval encodes:
- a CDS encoding class E sortase, translated as MTALRPEREGTSSYGPHDPYDDSAAFEAAVGQLGDPLTDPLPGQDDGRGPGPGAGPGPVRSRAAGTAYDQAARPYDQPADHQQSLGYPQSADHQQSAEYSQSAGYRQAVGHQQAAAYEPTAVFDRIPALDQVPAPDAASAFDPASAYDQSSAYDQSSAYDRTSAYGREDTYGGAHLSGSSGAGAYGDAATYGEAALAAADTVIAPAVPSLPADDETMTLRQADPKAVKRPEDAVSRETASPATGGRAARRRAAQEAAKRGGKRARRAAPAAEPSTPEPAPTSRVAARRAARARKESVGVVVSRITGEAFITLGVLMLLFVAYQLWWTNVLAHNQAGGAANNLQQQWDKDGEEDKRAAGAFSPGQGFAIMYIPKLDVKVPIAEGIDKHGVLDRGMVGHYGEGKLKTAMPWDKSGNFAVAGHRNTHGEPFRYINRLVKGDKIVVETRSRFYTYEMESILPQTSPSNIDVIGPVPPGSGFTKPGRYITLTTCTPEFTSTYRMIVWGKMVEERPRSKGKPDALVS; from the coding sequence GTGACCGCGCTCCGCCCCGAGCGCGAAGGCACGTCGTCGTACGGTCCTCATGATCCGTACGACGACTCTGCCGCGTTCGAGGCGGCCGTCGGGCAGCTCGGCGATCCCCTCACGGATCCGCTGCCCGGCCAGGACGACGGCCGGGGCCCGGGGCCGGGGGCAGGGCCGGGGCCGGTTCGGAGCCGGGCGGCCGGCACCGCGTACGACCAGGCAGCCCGCCCGTACGATCAGCCTGCCGACCACCAGCAGTCCCTCGGCTACCCCCAGTCTGCCGACCACCAGCAGTCCGCCGAGTACTCACAGTCCGCCGGCTACCGGCAAGCTGTCGGCCACCAGCAGGCTGCGGCCTACGAGCCGACCGCCGTCTTCGACCGGATCCCGGCGCTCGACCAGGTGCCGGCACCTGATGCGGCCTCGGCCTTTGACCCGGCTTCGGCCTACGACCAGTCGTCGGCCTACGACCAGTCGTCGGCCTACGACCGGACGTCGGCCTACGGCCGGGAGGATACGTACGGCGGGGCGCACCTCTCGGGCTCCTCCGGCGCCGGCGCGTACGGCGATGCGGCCACGTACGGCGAGGCGGCCCTCGCAGCGGCCGACACCGTCATCGCACCGGCCGTTCCGTCCCTGCCTGCCGACGACGAAACGATGACGCTGCGGCAGGCGGACCCGAAGGCCGTGAAACGGCCCGAGGACGCTGTTTCACGTGAAACAGCGTCTCCGGCGACCGGTGGCCGTGCCGCGCGCCGCAGAGCGGCGCAGGAGGCCGCCAAGCGGGGCGGCAAGCGCGCCCGCCGGGCCGCTCCGGCCGCCGAGCCGTCCACCCCCGAGCCCGCGCCGACCTCGCGGGTCGCCGCACGCCGGGCCGCGCGAGCCCGCAAGGAAAGCGTCGGTGTCGTCGTCAGCCGGATCACGGGCGAGGCGTTCATCACCCTCGGCGTGCTGATGCTGCTGTTCGTCGCGTACCAGCTGTGGTGGACCAACGTCCTGGCGCACAACCAGGCGGGTGGCGCCGCCAACAACCTGCAGCAGCAGTGGGACAAGGACGGCGAGGAGGACAAGCGGGCGGCGGGCGCGTTCTCGCCCGGCCAGGGCTTCGCGATCATGTATATCCCGAAGCTGGACGTGAAGGTCCCGATCGCCGAGGGCATCGACAAGCACGGGGTTCTGGACCGCGGCATGGTCGGCCACTACGGCGAGGGCAAGCTGAAGACGGCGATGCCCTGGGACAAGAGCGGCAACTTCGCCGTCGCGGGCCACCGCAACACCCACGGTGAGCCGTTCCGCTACATCAACCGGCTGGTGAAGGGCGACAAGATCGTCGTCGAGACCCGCAGCCGCTTCTACACGTACGAGATGGAGAGCATCCTTCCGCAGACCTCGCCCTCCAACATCGACGTGATCGGCCCGGTGCCGCCCGGCTCCGGCTTCACAAAGCCCGGCCGGTACATCACGCTGACCACCTGCACCCCGGAGTTCACCAGTACCTACCGGATGATCGTGTGGGGCAAGATGGTCGAGGAGCGGCCGCGGAGCAAGGGCAAGCCGGATGCGCTCGTCAGCTGA
- a CDS encoding aminodeoxychorismate/anthranilate synthase component II: MSAKILVVDNYDSFVFNLVQYLYQLGAECEVRRNDEVEPGHAQDGFDGVLLSPGPGAPEQAGVCIDMVRHCADTGVPVFGVCLGMQSMAVAYGGVVGRAPELLHGKTSLVTHEHKGVFQGLPTPFTATRYHSLSVERDTLPAELEVTAWTETGLVMGVRHRELPVEGVQFHPESVLTEWGHGMLANWLVECGDEGAVERSTGLAPVVGKAGA; the protein is encoded by the coding sequence ATGAGCGCGAAGATCCTCGTCGTCGACAACTACGACAGCTTCGTCTTCAACCTCGTCCAGTACCTCTACCAGCTCGGTGCCGAGTGCGAGGTGCGGCGCAACGACGAGGTGGAGCCGGGGCACGCCCAGGACGGCTTCGACGGCGTCCTGCTCTCGCCGGGCCCGGGCGCGCCCGAGCAGGCCGGCGTCTGCATCGACATGGTGCGGCACTGCGCGGACACCGGCGTACCGGTCTTCGGTGTCTGCCTGGGCATGCAGTCCATGGCGGTGGCGTACGGCGGCGTCGTCGGCCGCGCGCCCGAGCTGCTGCACGGCAAGACGTCCCTGGTGACGCACGAGCACAAGGGCGTGTTCCAGGGACTGCCCACGCCGTTCACGGCCACCCGGTACCACTCCCTGTCGGTCGAACGGGACACCCTGCCGGCCGAGCTGGAGGTCACCGCCTGGACGGAGACCGGCCTGGTGATGGGTGTCCGGCACCGCGAACTACCCGTCGAGGGCGTGCAGTTCCACCCGGAGTCGGTGCTCACCGAGTGGGGCCACGGAATGCTCGCCAACTGGCTGGTCGAGTGCGGTGACGAGGGAGCTGTGGAGCGTTCGACGGGGCTCGCCCCGGTGGTCGGCAAGGCCGGCGCGTGA